In one Methylocaldum szegediense genomic region, the following are encoded:
- a CDS encoding isocitrate lyase/PEP mutase family protein codes for MASVTTRLKELLAAPGIRIMPGCHDAMSARLIEEAGFEMGFMSGFAVSGARLALPDTGLISYGELVEQGRNICGAVSIPMFGDGDTGFGNALNVKRTVWGYARAGFACIMIEDQLAPKRCGHTQGKAVVSREEAAMRIRAAVDARDAGADILIMARTDARAVLGLEEAIARCRLFRELGADITFLEAPESVEEMRHYCAEVEGPKMANMIEYGKTPVLPPDQLEAIGYKIAVYPLTLLNASIRAMREALSSLKQGRMPGNILEFEELKSAVGFPQYYEEEKRYRY; via the coding sequence ATGGCCTCGGTAACCACTCGTCTGAAAGAGCTCCTTGCGGCACCCGGCATTCGTATCATGCCGGGGTGCCACGACGCCATGTCGGCCAGGCTGATTGAGGAAGCGGGTTTCGAGATGGGGTTTATGAGCGGTTTCGCGGTGTCCGGGGCTCGCTTGGCCCTGCCCGATACCGGTTTGATTTCCTACGGGGAATTGGTCGAGCAGGGCCGGAATATTTGTGGTGCCGTTTCTATTCCGATGTTCGGCGATGGCGATACTGGCTTCGGCAATGCACTTAACGTGAAACGTACCGTGTGGGGTTACGCTCGTGCGGGATTCGCCTGCATCATGATCGAAGATCAACTCGCTCCCAAGCGTTGCGGTCACACCCAGGGAAAAGCAGTGGTGAGCCGGGAAGAAGCCGCAATGCGAATCCGTGCGGCAGTCGACGCGCGCGATGCCGGCGCCGACATACTCATCATGGCACGCACCGACGCTCGTGCGGTCCTGGGGCTCGAGGAAGCCATCGCGCGCTGCCGATTATTCCGCGAATTAGGGGCCGATATCACGTTTTTGGAAGCGCCGGAAAGCGTCGAAGAGATGCGGCACTATTGCGCTGAGGTCGAGGGACCCAAAATGGCTAATATGATCGAGTATGGCAAGACGCCGGTGTTGCCGCCGGACCAGCTGGAAGCGATTGGCTATAAGATAGCGGTTTATCCGCTGACTTTGCTGAACGCGAGCATTCGCGCGATGCGCGAGGCTTTGAGCAGTCTTAAGCAGGGTCGGATGCCGGGGAACATCCTGGAATTCGAGGAGCTGAAATCGGCCGTCGGATTTCCTCAATATTACGAGGAGGAAAAACGCTACCGGTATTGA
- a CDS encoding DUF502 domain-containing protein, whose translation MKKKFQKFFDYFLIGVLGFLPIVIILQIVIAVEGLLRDFFLSIFGRYENFFIPIMLFTIAILFLTYFGYLLKQDKAHVWYYLERLLNRIPVLGTIYRVTKKILNLFRGDEKEKLRDVVYIEYPKDGVWVPAYITNRVDQHLVLYVPTSPNPTSGFTVIVHESRVRASEMSIEEASSFVISLGVDFPRPNEATQLERVTEKVSS comes from the coding sequence ATGAAGAAGAAGTTCCAGAAATTCTTTGATTATTTTCTTATCGGTGTTTTGGGCTTTTTGCCCATTGTCATCATCCTTCAGATCGTAATTGCCGTCGAAGGGCTGCTTCGGGATTTTTTTCTAAGTATTTTCGGACGTTATGAAAACTTCTTTATTCCCATAATGTTATTTACGATCGCTATTCTGTTCCTGACATATTTCGGCTATCTGCTCAAACAGGACAAGGCTCATGTCTGGTACTACCTGGAGAGATTGCTCAACCGCATCCCTGTGCTTGGCACGATATACCGAGTTACCAAGAAAATACTGAATCTGTTCCGTGGCGACGAAAAGGAGAAGCTGCGCGATGTGGTTTACATCGAATATCCTAAGGACGGCGTTTGGGTGCCGGCCTATATTACCAACCGCGTCGACCAACACTTGGTCTTGTACGTTCCTACGTCGCCGAACCCAACTTCGGGTTTTACGGTCATCGTTCACGAGTCGAGAGTCCGGGCGTCCGAGATGAGCATCGAGGAGGCCTCGAGTTTCGTGATCAGTCTCGGCGTCGATTTCCCGAGACCGAACGAAGCCACGCAGCTCGAGCGGGTTACCGAGAAGGTGTCCTCGTAG
- a CDS encoding IS481 family transposase has translation MQIRLHKNARTTPAVRQAIQASTLSERALAQKHGISRTTVRKWKHRSSVEDASHRPHTLRTTLTPAQEAIVVYLRQALLLPLDDLLAVTREFLNPAVSRSGLDRCLRRHGVASLKTLLPPTEKAKVKPFKAYEPGFLHLDVKYLPAIDGEPRRYLFVAIDRATRWVYVALKPNRTALSAKDFLKAVIQAAPFRIQKCLTDNGSEFTDRFLTRTRQPSGTHEFDRLCTEQGIEHRLIPPGRPQTNGLVERFNGRIEEVLQTHHFDSTADLDTTLHRYVELYNHHIPQKALRHLTPIQALKNWQLSHPHLFRKKVYDLAGLDS, from the coding sequence ATGCAGATTCGTCTTCATAAGAACGCCCGTACCACCCCGGCCGTTCGGCAGGCCATTCAAGCGTCCACGTTGAGCGAGCGCGCCTTGGCCCAAAAGCATGGCATTAGCCGAACGACCGTCCGCAAGTGGAAACACCGCTCCTCGGTCGAAGATGCCTCACACCGGCCCCACACCCTCAGAACCACGCTCACGCCCGCCCAGGAAGCCATCGTGGTCTACCTCCGCCAAGCTCTGCTCCTCCCCTTGGATGATCTCCTGGCCGTGACCCGGGAATTTCTCAATCCCGCCGTGTCCCGTTCCGGGCTAGACCGCTGCCTGCGCCGCCACGGGGTGGCGTCCCTCAAGACCCTGCTTCCGCCTACAGAGAAGGCGAAGGTCAAACCCTTCAAGGCCTATGAGCCCGGCTTCCTTCACCTGGATGTTAAGTACTTGCCCGCCATCGACGGCGAACCCCGCCGATACCTGTTCGTCGCCATCGACCGCGCCACCCGCTGGGTCTATGTCGCCCTCAAGCCCAACCGCACCGCCTTAAGCGCAAAGGACTTCCTCAAAGCGGTGATTCAGGCCGCGCCTTTCCGCATCCAGAAATGCCTGACCGACAACGGCTCGGAGTTTACCGACCGTTTCCTGACCCGAACTCGGCAGCCCTCGGGGACGCATGAGTTTGACCGCCTCTGTACTGAACAAGGCATCGAACATCGCCTGATTCCGCCGGGCCGGCCCCAAACGAATGGCCTGGTGGAACGCTTCAATGGCCGCATCGAGGAGGTGTTGCAAACCCATCACTTCGATTCAACCGCCGATCTGGACACCACCCTGCACCGCTATGTCGAGCTGTACAATCATCACATTCCCCAAAAGGCCTTACGCCATCTCACCCCGATCCAGGCTCTCAAAAACTGGCAACTGTCCCATCCTCATCTTTTTCGAAAGAAGGTTTACGATCTTGCGGGACTTGACAGCTGA
- the grxC gene encoding glutaredoxin 3, with protein MAQVIMYSSTFCPYCVMAERLLLKKGVQRIHKIMVDLEPDRREEMMEKTRRRTVPQIFIGEVYVGGYDELAALDRLGQLDRLLTSDQEQDHELQ; from the coding sequence ATGGCTCAGGTGATCATGTACAGCTCTACTTTCTGCCCCTACTGCGTCATGGCGGAGCGTTTGCTTTTAAAGAAGGGCGTCCAACGCATTCATAAGATAATGGTCGACCTGGAACCGGACCGCCGCGAGGAAATGATGGAAAAGACCCGGCGGCGAACGGTGCCTCAGATTTTCATCGGCGAGGTTTACGTGGGCGGTTACGACGAGCTCGCGGCACTAGACCGTCTCGGACAACTCGATCGCTTACTGACGAGCGATCAAGAGCAGGACCATGAATTGCAATGA
- a CDS encoding multicopper oxidase domain-containing protein: MQTRPLVFLIGSALLMLMASMSAGAVTSPPPSAKVPMGKAEPFCDNGVPKEWREAQTIEGVTIQESRVCNPDNPADIAAFVKGTNNISMETLMDTSNLAADAITKTNDMDGDGDPDHIIIKLEIMELNGRSPDFAGVVPTFDIAPGIQPSFWVFTPKTRDMSTRSFASVEANPMLRMPSPTIRVEQGDVVWLVLENTHYFPHSIHLHGVDHPFMDHGGEGNDGVGQTSQMDVMPGQRKIYVIRPRQPGTMYYHCHVQPHTHIPMGLAGMLIVEENRPNNWVQTFNVGNGQVRHPSVAVLEKYTQEYDLHYQSVDKELHRLPQLANDPRLIARAMNREYDITDATDDYFLLNGRSFPYTLRESLITVNPNEKIKLRILNGHTETLALHTHGHKGTETHYDGVEQNPNAQITRDVYMMAPAQRLDLSIDTTDDGLHSFGPGIWMFHDHVEKAFTTDGVGEGGSISLIVYKSYLDENGMPKTHGMDLAPYFTKEYWERKIPIWQDWADDWGSLGEPAAVQTVAATNTSEVTSVNTRADTVTTDTETSSSPLGSLFNGLLFGIAGYVLYLYRERVLAVIGQLTSQLKGKH; encoded by the coding sequence ATGCAGACACGTCCCCTCGTATTCTTGATTGGGTCCGCCTTATTGATGTTGATGGCGTCAATGAGTGCCGGAGCCGTCACTTCTCCACCACCCAGCGCCAAAGTCCCGATGGGCAAAGCCGAACCCTTCTGCGACAACGGGGTTCCCAAAGAATGGCGCGAGGCACAGACTATTGAAGGCGTTACCATTCAAGAATCGAGGGTCTGCAACCCCGACAACCCAGCCGATATCGCGGCCTTCGTCAAAGGGACCAACAACATATCCATGGAGACTCTCATGGATACGTCTAACTTGGCCGCAGACGCGATCACGAAAACCAACGACATGGACGGAGACGGGGATCCGGACCATATCATCATCAAACTCGAGATCATGGAATTGAACGGGCGCTCGCCCGATTTCGCTGGCGTCGTGCCGACCTTCGATATCGCGCCAGGCATACAGCCTAGCTTCTGGGTCTTCACGCCGAAAACACGCGACATGTCGACAAGGAGTTTCGCTAGCGTGGAAGCGAACCCCATGTTGCGTATGCCTTCCCCGACTATCCGTGTCGAGCAGGGAGACGTGGTTTGGCTGGTTCTCGAAAACACCCATTACTTCCCTCACTCGATACACCTTCATGGCGTCGATCACCCCTTCATGGACCACGGCGGCGAAGGCAACGACGGCGTTGGCCAAACCAGTCAAATGGATGTCATGCCGGGCCAACGTAAGATTTACGTGATTCGGCCGCGTCAGCCCGGAACCATGTATTATCACTGCCATGTCCAGCCTCATACACACATTCCTATGGGGCTCGCGGGCATGCTCATCGTCGAAGAGAACCGTCCGAATAACTGGGTCCAGACTTTCAACGTCGGTAACGGTCAGGTCCGTCACCCTTCCGTGGCGGTATTGGAAAAATACACTCAGGAATACGACTTACACTACCAGTCAGTTGACAAAGAGCTGCATAGACTTCCGCAGTTAGCCAACGATCCGCGCCTGATCGCGCGAGCGATGAACCGCGAATACGACATCACCGATGCGACTGATGATTATTTTCTCTTGAACGGACGCTCCTTCCCGTACACGCTTCGAGAATCCCTGATCACGGTCAATCCGAACGAGAAGATCAAGCTGCGCATTCTCAATGGTCATACCGAAACGCTTGCTCTTCATACGCACGGACACAAGGGCACGGAAACGCACTATGACGGGGTCGAGCAGAATCCCAACGCTCAGATTACCCGCGATGTCTACATGATGGCTCCAGCTCAAAGACTGGATTTGTCGATCGACACGACCGATGACGGCTTGCATAGCTTCGGGCCTGGGATCTGGATGTTCCACGATCATGTCGAAAAGGCCTTCACTACCGACGGCGTGGGCGAGGGTGGCAGCATCAGCTTGATCGTGTACAAGTCCTACCTGGATGAAAACGGCATGCCCAAGACCCATGGCATGGACCTCGCGCCGTACTTCACCAAGGAATACTGGGAGAGAAAAATACCGATATGGCAAGACTGGGCAGATGACTGGGGCAGCTTAGGCGAACCTGCAGCCGTCCAAACCGTGGCTGCTACCAATACAAGCGAGGTAACCAGTGTTAACACCAGGGCGGATACGGTTACAACCGATACCGAAACATCGTCCAGCCCGCTCGGTAGCCTTTTCAATGGATTGCTGTTCGGTATCGCTGGTTATGTCCTCTACCTTTACCGAGAGCGCGTACTGGCTGTCATCGGCCAACTCACGTCCCAGCTCAAAGGCAAGCATTGA
- a CDS encoding cupredoxin domain-containing protein, translating into MSKFTHLIVLSAVLTASSAYAAKEQEIVEHNLLMDHGDGHLMDMDGGMVMGQNKDKLPAGCDKISEDVEITVRAGHKYSKKFPGTMFAFDQQEWRVKPCTRLTVHFINEDNIRHQWMMHGLPKFMYDKGMFHLEVTGPGKISGTLILPKEDKTYLVHCDIAQHMEKGMKGQLVVGKGSGTFPSIPGLTDFAVPDNYAPMETVAATSVQPVASAQPAVNQPSTTPEPQSNTGIFLIGLALGLFGTPFAVSNFRQRFKGMSSKDVVLYGANLGKSLFDQAVHFIVSTYRSFKK; encoded by the coding sequence ATGTCAAAGTTCACGCATTTAATCGTTCTTAGTGCTGTTCTGACCGCGTCTTCGGCTTATGCGGCAAAGGAGCAGGAAATCGTAGAACACAACTTATTGATGGATCACGGCGATGGCCATCTCATGGACATGGATGGCGGTATGGTGATGGGCCAGAACAAGGACAAACTGCCTGCAGGCTGCGATAAGATCAGCGAAGACGTGGAAATCACCGTACGGGCCGGCCATAAATATTCAAAGAAATTCCCCGGCACCATGTTCGCTTTCGACCAGCAGGAGTGGCGCGTCAAGCCCTGTACTCGTCTCACCGTACATTTCATCAACGAGGACAATATTCGCCATCAGTGGATGATGCATGGTCTGCCGAAGTTTATGTATGACAAGGGCATGTTCCACTTGGAAGTGACTGGCCCCGGCAAGATAAGCGGAACGCTGATACTGCCCAAGGAAGACAAGACCTATCTTGTGCACTGCGACATTGCTCAACATATGGAGAAAGGAATGAAAGGACAACTGGTCGTGGGTAAAGGTAGCGGTACGTTCCCCAGCATTCCCGGTCTAACCGATTTCGCCGTCCCCGATAATTACGCACCGATGGAGACGGTAGCGGCTACATCCGTACAACCGGTGGCGTCAGCTCAGCCAGCGGTCAACCAACCGTCAACTACACCTGAGCCCCAGTCAAACACCGGTATATTTCTTATCGGCCTAGCACTCGGCTTGTTCGGCACACCATTTGCCGTCAGCAATTTCAGACAGCGTTTCAAAGGAATGAGCTCGAAAGACGTTGTCCTCTACGGAGCCAATCTCGGCAAGAGCTTGTTTGATCAAGCGGTCCATTTCATCGTCTCCACCTACCGCAGCTTTAAAAAGTAA
- a CDS encoding ferritin-like domain-containing protein, whose translation MEKSVEMSTKNRTGIAMSPADSQRMIDAAQSVPPSSSGDESALAALDSTYIRESEPIGSVPAPGTLKGMAQATLQKLTGKHPEVLIDKLGERLAFERTGTRLYDYLINKCETAAEVGSPVSIDTLKRFRREEAEHFKLVAKALESLGADPTTQTPGADVSAVASSGVLKVLSDPRTSVDQSLEAMLTAELVDHAGWEMLIRLAGELGLDEMATDFRTALAEEDDHLRQVRYWHEQSALAQAGVSVT comes from the coding sequence ATGGAAAAATCAGTGGAGATGAGCACCAAGAATCGTACCGGCATCGCCATGTCACCGGCAGACAGCCAGCGGATGATCGATGCAGCACAATCGGTCCCGCCGAGTTCGTCCGGCGACGAATCGGCGCTTGCAGCGCTCGATAGCACCTACATTCGGGAATCGGAACCCATCGGTTCGGTGCCGGCACCGGGTACGCTGAAGGGAATGGCTCAGGCAACTCTCCAGAAACTGACCGGCAAACATCCGGAGGTCCTGATCGATAAACTGGGCGAACGCTTGGCATTCGAGCGTACCGGTACACGCCTTTATGACTATCTCATTAACAAGTGTGAAACCGCTGCGGAGGTCGGTTCGCCGGTTTCCATCGACACGCTCAAACGTTTTCGGCGTGAAGAGGCCGAGCATTTCAAGCTGGTGGCCAAGGCACTGGAATCGTTAGGCGCCGATCCGACGACTCAGACGCCCGGGGCGGATGTTAGCGCGGTCGCGTCAAGTGGGGTGCTCAAGGTTTTGAGCGATCCGCGCACCTCTGTAGATCAGTCGTTGGAAGCGATGCTTACCGCCGAACTGGTAGATCACGCGGGCTGGGAAATGCTGATCCGGCTGGCGGGCGAGTTGGGCCTCGACGAAATGGCGACCGATTTTCGGACGGCATTAGCCGAGGAAGACGATCATCTGAGGCAAGTACGGTACTGGCACGAACAGTCCGCGTTGGCGCAGGCCGGAGTATCGGTGACCTAG
- the typA gene encoding translational GTPase TypA gives MVEKLRNIAIVAHVDHGKTTLVDKLLQQSGTFAAHEKVEERVMDSNALERERGITILAKNTAIDWKGYHINIVDTPGHADFGGEVERVLSMVDSVLLLVDAVDGPMPQTRFVTQKAFALGLKPIVVINKIDRPGARPNWVLDQTFDLFDRLGATEEQLDFPVVYTSALHGYAGFSPEIREGNMDPLFQTIIDKVQPPVVDTEGAFRMQISQLDYNSYVGVIGIGRIQRGTIRTNTPVTVVSRDGRQRNARILQVFGFKGLERIEVPEANAGDIIAFTGIDALEISDTVCAVDCVEPLPPLAVDEPTVSMTFQVNNSPFAGKEGKFVTSRQIRERLQRETLHNVALRVEETSDPDKFKVSGRGELHLSILIENMRREGYELGVSRPEVIIKEIDGELCEPYEFVTIEVEEANQGTVMEKLGERKGDLLNMMPDGQGRVRLEYMIPSRGLIGFQTEFMTATSGTGLLYHVFDHYGSVKKGEIGQRTNGVMISMVTGKSLGYALFNLQERGRLFIEHGTEVYEGMIIGIHSRDNDLVVNPTKAKQLTNIRAAGSDENIILTPPIKLTLEQALEFIDDDELVEVTPKSIRLRKKLLLEHERRKASRAAGA, from the coding sequence ATGGTCGAAAAACTACGCAATATCGCCATCGTCGCCCACGTAGACCACGGCAAGACCACGCTGGTCGATAAGCTACTCCAGCAATCCGGCACGTTCGCCGCGCACGAAAAAGTGGAAGAACGGGTCATGGACTCGAATGCCCTGGAAAGGGAGCGCGGGATTACCATCCTGGCCAAGAATACCGCTATCGATTGGAAGGGTTATCACATCAATATCGTCGACACCCCGGGACACGCCGATTTCGGTGGCGAAGTGGAGCGTGTGTTGTCCATGGTGGATTCGGTGCTGCTGCTGGTCGATGCGGTCGACGGACCCATGCCGCAGACCCGTTTCGTGACGCAAAAGGCATTCGCTTTGGGCTTAAAGCCCATCGTGGTTATCAACAAGATCGACCGCCCCGGTGCCCGTCCCAACTGGGTGCTGGACCAGACTTTCGATCTGTTCGACCGGCTGGGAGCGACTGAGGAACAGCTGGATTTTCCGGTGGTTTACACCTCGGCTCTGCACGGCTACGCGGGTTTCAGCCCGGAAATCCGGGAAGGCAATATGGACCCCCTGTTCCAAACCATCATCGACAAGGTGCAGCCACCCGTGGTCGACACGGAGGGTGCCTTCCGGATGCAGATCAGTCAGCTGGATTACAATTCCTATGTCGGCGTGATCGGGATCGGCCGTATTCAGCGCGGTACGATCAGGACCAATACCCCAGTGACCGTCGTCAGCCGCGATGGCCGGCAGCGCAACGCGCGCATCCTGCAGGTATTCGGGTTCAAGGGGCTGGAGCGGATCGAGGTGCCCGAGGCCAATGCCGGCGACATCATCGCCTTCACCGGCATCGATGCTCTGGAAATCTCCGATACCGTGTGTGCCGTCGACTGCGTCGAGCCGCTGCCGCCTTTAGCCGTGGACGAGCCTACGGTCAGCATGACCTTCCAGGTCAACAACTCGCCTTTTGCGGGCAAGGAGGGCAAATTTGTCACGTCGCGCCAAATTCGTGAACGCTTGCAGCGCGAGACGCTGCACAACGTCGCCTTGCGTGTGGAAGAGACGTCGGATCCGGACAAATTTAAAGTTTCAGGACGCGGCGAACTGCATCTCTCCATTCTGATCGAAAACATGCGGCGCGAAGGCTATGAACTTGGGGTGTCGCGTCCCGAGGTCATCATCAAGGAAATCGACGGCGAACTCTGCGAACCTTATGAATTCGTTACCATCGAGGTGGAGGAAGCGAATCAGGGCACCGTGATGGAGAAACTGGGCGAGCGCAAAGGCGATCTTCTGAACATGATGCCGGATGGGCAGGGCAGGGTAAGGCTGGAATACATGATCCCGTCACGCGGGCTCATCGGTTTTCAGACCGAGTTCATGACCGCCACCTCGGGCACTGGGCTTCTATATCATGTCTTCGACCATTATGGTTCGGTCAAGAAGGGCGAGATCGGACAGCGTACCAATGGCGTAATGATTTCCATGGTGACGGGCAAGTCCTTGGGCTATGCGCTGTTCAACCTGCAGGAGCGCGGACGGCTGTTCATCGAACACGGCACGGAAGTCTACGAGGGCATGATTATCGGCATCCATTCCCGCGACAACGATCTAGTGGTGAACCCCACCAAGGCCAAGCAGCTGACCAACATCCGTGCCGCGGGCAGCGACGAGAACATTATCTTGACTCCGCCCATCAAGCTGACCCTGGAACAGGCTCTGGAATTCATCGATGACGATGAACTGGTGGAAGTGACGCCGAAATCGATCCGCCTTAGAAAAAAGCTGCTCCTGGAGCACGAGCGCAGGAAGGCCAGCCGCGCAGCGGGAGCCTGA
- a CDS encoding rhodanese-like domain-containing protein — translation MSTVKSLTPPEAWDVLQKRTEAVLLDVRDPLEFSYVGHPRGAVNIPWKRAPDWKPDPDFVERVRQAVPNADTPLFVLCRSGQRSLEAAKVLASAGYSDVTNIEQGFEGPLDEHKHRSSVGGWRYHGLPWEQS, via the coding sequence ATGTCAACCGTAAAAAGCCTCACGCCGCCCGAAGCGTGGGATGTTCTCCAAAAAAGAACTGAAGCTGTGCTCTTGGATGTCCGCGATCCCTTGGAGTTTTCCTACGTGGGGCATCCTCGTGGCGCGGTCAATATTCCGTGGAAAAGAGCTCCGGACTGGAAACCCGACCCGGATTTCGTCGAGCGCGTCCGCCAAGCCGTTCCGAATGCCGATACGCCGCTGTTCGTTCTGTGCCGTAGCGGACAGCGCTCGCTTGAAGCCGCGAAGGTGCTAGCGAGTGCCGGTTACTCGGATGTGACAAATATCGAACAAGGCTTCGAGGGTCCTCTGGACGAGCACAAGCACCGGAGCAGCGTGGGCGGATGGCGTTATCACGGCCTTCCCTGGGAGCAGAGCTGA
- a CDS encoding class I SAM-dependent methyltransferase, protein MNEGGAAIRNKWDRIYRETGDAIPEPAPVLADNAHLLPAAGIALDFACGLGGNALFLAQQGLDTHAWDISPEAIRRLNAYARRLGVALRSEIRDVMECPPVEESFDVIVVSRFLERSLAPAISAALKPGGLLFYQTYTREKVAEVGPTNPAFLLDTNELLRLFSSLRLVFYREEGQIGDPARGARNQAFFVGRKT, encoded by the coding sequence ATGAACGAAGGCGGAGCAGCGATTCGCAATAAATGGGACCGCATCTACCGCGAAACGGGTGATGCAATTCCGGAACCGGCGCCGGTCCTGGCGGACAACGCCCATCTTCTTCCGGCTGCCGGGATTGCCTTGGATTTTGCCTGTGGGCTGGGTGGAAACGCACTATTCTTGGCGCAGCAAGGGCTGGACACCCATGCCTGGGATATTTCTCCGGAAGCGATCCGCCGTTTGAACGCTTATGCCCGGCGGCTTGGTGTGGCTCTTCGCAGCGAGATTCGGGACGTCATGGAATGCCCACCGGTGGAGGAATCGTTCGATGTCATCGTCGTCAGCCGTTTTCTGGAACGATCCTTGGCGCCTGCCATCAGTGCGGCATTGAAGCCCGGCGGCTTACTGTTTTATCAGACTTACACGCGTGAAAAGGTAGCGGAGGTCGGGCCGACAAACCCGGCTTTCCTGCTCGATACGAATGAATTGCTGCGCTTGTTCTCAAGTCTCAGGCTGGTGTTTTATCGAGAAGAGGGGCAAATCGGCGATCCCGCTCGTGGCGCCCGCAACCAGGCTTTTTTCGTAGGCCGGAAGACATAG
- the trkA gene encoding Trk system potassium transporter TrkA encodes MKIIILGAGQVGSSVLASLASEANDIVMVDTQPAILKDLQDRFDIGTVQGNAAHPTVLKRAGADEADMLIAVTSDDETNMLACLMADILFKVPRKIARVRAIEYFSYPGIFSPETIPIDVVISPEQIITQFIQRLLEYPGASQVLDFAEGRVRMVSVKAHQGGPLVGREIRELHQHMPNVHARITAIFRNGQPVIPNGKTIIQSGDEVFFAASSEEIKAVMSELRELERPYKRLMFAGGGHIGKRVAQALEGRYQVKLIEKDYKRAQKIAADLSNTVVLAGDASDKELLLSENIENTDIFCAITNDDEANILSAMLAKRLGARRVISLVNKSAYADLVDSSLVDLVLSPQQATISALLRYVRRGDIVQVHSLRHGASEAIEAVAHGRRGSSKVVGIPINKIKIPPGVVMGALVRGDEVIQVHHDTVIEEGDHVIMFLLDKKLIPTVEQIFQATEPPF; translated from the coding sequence ATGAAAATCATCATCCTAGGCGCCGGGCAGGTTGGAAGCAGCGTGCTCGCCAGCCTGGCCAGCGAGGCGAACGATATCGTCATGGTCGACACGCAGCCGGCCATATTGAAGGACTTGCAGGACCGCTTCGACATCGGCACGGTTCAGGGCAATGCGGCGCATCCCACGGTGTTGAAGCGCGCCGGGGCGGATGAGGCCGATATGCTCATTGCTGTGACCAGCGATGATGAAACCAATATGCTGGCCTGTTTGATGGCGGATATTCTGTTCAAGGTTCCGCGAAAAATCGCCCGCGTCCGCGCCATCGAATATTTCAGCTATCCCGGCATTTTTTCGCCCGAAACCATTCCGATCGATGTGGTCATCAGCCCGGAGCAGATCATCACCCAGTTCATCCAGAGGCTGCTCGAATATCCGGGAGCTTCCCAGGTGCTGGATTTTGCCGAAGGGCGGGTCCGGATGGTGTCGGTCAAGGCTCATCAGGGAGGGCCTCTGGTCGGCCGGGAGATTCGCGAACTTCATCAGCACATGCCCAATGTGCACGCGCGCATCACGGCGATCTTTCGCAACGGCCAGCCGGTCATTCCCAACGGGAAGACGATCATTCAGTCGGGTGACGAGGTCTTCTTCGCCGCCTCGTCCGAGGAAATCAAAGCGGTTATGAGCGAACTCAGGGAGCTCGAACGACCTTACAAGCGATTGATGTTCGCCGGCGGTGGACATATTGGCAAGCGTGTGGCTCAGGCGCTGGAAGGACGTTATCAGGTCAAGCTGATCGAAAAAGACTATAAGCGAGCCCAGAAGATCGCCGCCGACCTGAGCAATACCGTGGTCTTGGCCGGCGATGCTTCGGATAAGGAACTTCTGCTCAGCGAGAATATCGAGAACACTGACATTTTCTGCGCCATTACCAACGACGACGAGGCGAATATCTTGTCGGCCATGCTGGCCAAACGCCTAGGCGCCCGCCGGGTGATCAGCCTGGTGAACAAGAGCGCCTATGCAGACCTCGTCGATTCTTCGCTCGTAGATCTGGTCCTGTCCCCGCAGCAAGCGACGATCAGTGCTTTACTGCGTTACGTTCGGCGTGGTGACATCGTTCAGGTCCACTCGCTACGGCACGGTGCGTCGGAAGCGATTGAGGCGGTCGCTCACGGGAGGCGGGGCAGTTCGAAGGTGGTTGGCATTCCCATCAATAAGATCAAGATTCCGCCAGGCGTGGTCATGGGTGCGCTTGTTCGGGGCGACGAAGTGATCCAGGTTCACCATGACACGGTGATCGAGGAGGGTGATCATGTCATCATGTTCCTGCTCGACAAGAAACTGATCCCCACGGTCGAACAAATCTTTCAGGCGACCGAACCACCGTTTTAA